In Deltaproteobacteria bacterium GWC2_55_46, a single window of DNA contains:
- a CDS encoding nitrite reductase, translating into MVNKLSLLSILLAVVLLSAAGAAYSQEAALSEENFAKAKQIYFDRCAGCHGTLRKGATGPNLEPAKTRAIPTASLSLIIAEGTKGGMPPHKDILTKEEIDMVAAYMHSDPPQPPEWGMEQIKDSWKLIVPVDKRPTQPPKRNWLNYFGVIQRDIGKVSIIDGDTKEILASINTGFAVHILRTSASGRYMFSIGRDGKATMIDLWSPTPNIVAEIKTGFDARSVDTSKYKGKLGDFTDKYAVVGNYWPPHYVILKGDTLEPLKVVSTRSYTYDTNEFHPEPRVASIVSSHHAPEWVLNIKETGIVLLVDYSKVDSGTVIETKINAERFLHDGGWDASKRYFLVAANMRNKVAVIDTVERKLAALVETGNKPHPGRGANWVDSKYGPVWATPHLGEPMVAVIGTDPAKHKEHAWKVVRKLPVSGNGLFIKTHPKSDNIWVDNTLSKDLTIAQTVTVYSKKNLDAKPVDMKLTDHGKIVHMEYNKAGDEVWLSVWDREGEIIVIDDKTRKVKNRIKVDTPTGKFNVYNTMWDIY; encoded by the coding sequence ATGGTCAATAAGCTCAGTCTCCTGTCCATATTACTCGCCGTAGTCCTGCTTTCTGCGGCTGGCGCGGCCTATTCCCAGGAGGCCGCCCTTTCAGAAGAGAATTTCGCCAAGGCCAAGCAGATATACTTCGACCGGTGCGCCGGTTGCCACGGGACCCTGAGGAAAGGCGCCACAGGGCCGAACCTCGAGCCAGCCAAGACCCGCGCCATACCTACAGCGTCATTGTCGCTTATAATCGCGGAAGGCACGAAAGGGGGCATGCCGCCCCATAAGGACATACTGACCAAAGAAGAGATCGACATGGTCGCGGCCTATATGCACAGCGACCCTCCTCAGCCGCCAGAGTGGGGCATGGAGCAGATAAAGGACTCATGGAAGCTCATCGTCCCTGTCGATAAAAGGCCCACGCAGCCTCCCAAGAGGAACTGGTTGAACTACTTCGGGGTCATCCAGAGGGATATCGGCAAGGTCAGCATAATCGACGGCGATACCAAAGAGATACTCGCCAGTATAAATACCGGCTTCGCCGTCCATATCTTGAGGACTTCGGCGTCCGGCAGGTACATGTTCTCGATAGGGCGCGACGGCAAGGCGACGATGATAGACCTCTGGTCGCCGACCCCCAACATCGTGGCCGAGATAAAGACCGGCTTTGACGCGAGGTCGGTAGACACGAGCAAGTACAAGGGCAAGCTCGGCGACTTCACCGACAAATACGCGGTCGTCGGCAACTATTGGCCGCCCCATTATGTCATCCTCAAGGGTGATACGCTCGAGCCATTGAAGGTCGTGAGCACCCGGAGCTACACGTACGACACAAACGAGTTTCACCCGGAGCCGAGGGTCGCCTCCATAGTATCTTCCCACCACGCCCCGGAGTGGGTCCTAAACATAAAAGAGACCGGGATAGTGCTGCTTGTTGACTACAGCAAGGTGGACAGCGGCACGGTGATCGAGACCAAGATAAACGCCGAAAGGTTTCTGCATGACGGCGGCTGGGACGCATCCAAGAGGTACTTCCTCGTCGCGGCCAATATGAGGAACAAGGTCGCAGTCATCGACACCGTCGAGAGAAAGCTCGCGGCCCTCGTAGAGACCGGCAACAAGCCCCACCCCGGCAGGGGCGCGAACTGGGTGGACTCGAAGTACGGCCCTGTCTGGGCGACCCCGCACCTTGGCGAGCCAATGGTGGCGGTCATCGGCACAGACCCGGCGAAGCACAAGGAGCATGCCTGGAAGGTCGTAAGGAAACTCCCGGTATCCGGAAACGGCCTCTTCATCAAGACCCATCCGAAGAGCGATAATATCTGGGTGGATAACACCCTCAGCAAGGACCTCACCATTGCTCAGACGGTCACCGTTTACAGCAAGAAGAACCTCGACGCAAAGCCGGTCGACATGAAGCTCACCGACCACGGCAAGATAGTTCACATGGAGTACAACAAGGCCGGGGACGAGGTATGGCTGTCTGTCTGGGACAGGGAAGGGGAGATAATCGTCATAGACGACAAGACCAGGAAGGTAAAGAACAGGATAAAGGTCGATACACCTACTGGCAAGTTTAACGTATACAATACCATGTGGGACATCTATTGA
- a CDS encoding epimerase, giving the protein MKIIVTGGAGFIGSHLVAALLDRGENVTVIDDFNGFYDPKLKRENVEAYKERASFSLFEADIRDKKKMEAIFASVKPDAVCHLAARAGVRPSIEDPILYEEVNCVGTLNLLEAARSTGTVNFVFASSSSVYGINSKVPFSEEDPITTPISPYATTKRAGELMCFTYSHLYSLPATCLRFFTVYGERGRPDMAVAKFTRLIWEGKELQVYGDGTARRDFTYVGDIISGLLKAIYTRSRYEIVNLGGANTVEVKTLIELIEAALGRKAKIKYTDTVPGDVPITYADVTKAKRLLGFSPTVRIDEGVERYVRWFTEREKA; this is encoded by the coding sequence ATGAAAATAATAGTGACCGGGGGGGCCGGTTTCATAGGCTCTCACCTTGTGGCCGCGCTTCTTGACCGCGGCGAGAACGTTACTGTAATAGACGATTTCAACGGCTTCTACGACCCAAAGCTCAAGAGGGAGAACGTGGAGGCCTATAAGGAACGGGCCTCCTTCAGCCTCTTCGAGGCCGATATCAGGGACAAAAAGAAGATGGAGGCCATCTTCGCCTCCGTAAAGCCGGACGCGGTCTGCCATCTGGCGGCAAGGGCCGGGGTGAGGCCGTCGATAGAGGACCCGATCCTTTACGAAGAGGTAAACTGTGTCGGCACTCTTAACCTCCTCGAGGCGGCGCGCTCAACAGGTACCGTGAACTTCGTCTTCGCCTCATCTTCCTCGGTCTACGGCATCAACAGCAAGGTGCCGTTCTCGGAAGAGGACCCGATAACGACTCCGATATCCCCTTACGCCACTACAAAGAGGGCCGGAGAATTAATGTGCTTCACCTATTCGCATCTGTACTCCCTCCCGGCCACCTGCCTCCGCTTCTTCACGGTCTACGGCGAGAGGGGAAGGCCTGACATGGCGGTAGCCAAGTTCACCCGCCTCATCTGGGAAGGGAAGGAACTTCAGGTCTACGGTGACGGGACCGCAAGGAGGGACTTTACCTACGTAGGTGATATAATCTCCGGCCTTCTGAAGGCGATATACACCCGTTCAAGGTACGAGATAGTGAACCTTGGAGGAGCGAATACGGTCGAGGTCAAGACCCTGATAGAGCTTATCGAGGCGGCGCTCGGCAGGAAGGCGAAGATAAAATATACGGACACGGTCCCAGGGGACGTGCCCATAACATATGCCGACGTTACAAAGGCCAAAAGGCTCCTGGGCTTCAGCCCGACGGTAAGGATAGATGAAGGGGTCGAAAGGTACGTAAGGTGGTTCACTGAAAGGGAGAAGGCTTAA
- a CDS encoding RNA-splicing ligase RtcB, producing the protein MPLPSALKRVSETVWELPTSYKEGMLVPARVFATEKLIKEMDDGVFNQVTNVACLPGIVKYAYCMPDGHWGYGFPIGGVAAMDPVKGVISPGGIGFDINCGMRLVLTSLTFEEVKPKLKELVDALFYSIPSGVGSTGMLRLKRDEFREALKDGSRWCLKRGLAWPEDIELTEERGCFEGADPTKVSEKAIERGFDQIGTLGSGNHYCEIQVASPGNVFDENIAKAFGFRIPNQVAIMFHCGSRGFGHQVATDYLKLFLKVMETKYGIRVQDRELACAPFSSHEGQAYFAAMKCGANMAFVNRQVILHRIRQVFSDVFKRSPEDLGLDMVYDVTHNTAKLETHLVDGKQRELLVHRKGATRAFAPGMEGLPEKYRDTGQPVIIGGSMETGSYLLAGLRSGEDAFYSTAHGSGRTMSRHQAKRMYRGTKLQHDMEERGIYVKTVTWGGLAEEAGAAYKKIDEVVEATELAGLSKRVVRLTPIGNIKG; encoded by the coding sequence ATGCCTTTGCCTTCAGCCCTGAAAAGGGTCTCAGAGACCGTCTGGGAGCTGCCCACAAGCTACAAGGAGGGCATGCTCGTCCCGGCGCGCGTCTTCGCCACGGAGAAGCTCATAAAGGAGATGGACGATGGCGTATTCAATCAGGTCACGAACGTCGCCTGCCTGCCCGGCATAGTGAAGTACGCCTACTGCATGCCTGACGGCCACTGGGGCTACGGCTTCCCGATAGGCGGGGTTGCGGCCATGGACCCTGTAAAGGGCGTCATCTCCCCTGGCGGCATAGGCTTCGACATCAACTGCGGCATGAGGCTCGTCCTCACGAGCCTGACCTTTGAAGAGGTGAAGCCAAAGCTCAAAGAGCTTGTGGACGCCCTCTTCTACAGCATACCCTCCGGCGTTGGCTCAACAGGCATGCTCAGGCTCAAGCGCGACGAGTTCAGGGAGGCCCTGAAAGATGGCTCCCGCTGGTGCCTAAAGAGAGGCTTGGCCTGGCCAGAGGACATCGAGCTTACCGAGGAACGCGGCTGCTTCGAAGGCGCGGACCCCACGAAGGTGAGCGAGAAGGCGATAGAGCGCGGCTTTGACCAGATCGGCACCCTCGGCAGCGGGAACCACTACTGCGAGATACAGGTCGCCAGCCCCGGGAACGTCTTCGATGAGAATATCGCGAAGGCCTTCGGCTTTCGTATACCGAACCAGGTGGCGATAATGTTCCATTGCGGCAGCCGCGGCTTCGGCCACCAGGTCGCAACAGACTACCTCAAGCTCTTTCTCAAGGTCATGGAAACGAAGTACGGGATCAGGGTCCAGGACCGTGAGCTCGCGTGCGCACCCTTTAGCTCACATGAGGGGCAGGCCTACTTCGCCGCGATGAAATGCGGCGCCAACATGGCCTTCGTCAACAGGCAGGTGATCCTCCACAGGATACGCCAGGTCTTCTCCGACGTATTCAAGAGGTCCCCTGAGGACCTTGGCCTCGACATGGTCTATGACGTCACGCATAATACCGCCAAGCTGGAGACTCACCTTGTCGACGGGAAGCAAAGAGAGCTCCTTGTGCACAGGAAGGGCGCAACGCGCGCCTTCGCCCCCGGGATGGAGGGGCTGCCGGAAAAATACAGGGACACCGGGCAGCCGGTCATAATAGGCGGGAGCATGGAGACGGGCTCGTACCTGCTCGCCGGCCTCAGAAGCGGAGAGGACGCTTTCTACTCGACCGCGCACGGCAGCGGCAGGACTATGAGCAGGCACCAGGCAAAGCGCATGTACAGGGGGACGAAGCTCCAGCACGACATGGAGGAGCGGGGCATATACGTCAAGACCGTCACGTGGGGCGGCCTTGCCGAAGAGGCCGGAGCGGCATACAAGAAGATAGACGAGGTCGTCGAGGCAACAGAGCTTGCTGGATTGAGCAAACGGGTCGTGAGGCTTACGCCCATCGGCAACATAAAGGGTTAG
- a CDS encoding phosphoglycerate mutase (2,3-diphosphoglycerate-independent), producing the protein MKKVCLIVLDGWGINPDKDGNATLIASTPNYNRLSKEYPAAAIDTSGLSVGLPEGQMGNSEVGHLTMGAGRIVYQELVRITKSIKDGELERHPLIGELARTLKERGAALHLPGLVSDGGVHSHIEHLFGLLDIFKRTGLERIFIHAFLDGRDTPPSSGAGYMEKLVKYLKDTGSPARVATVSGRYYAMDRDNRWERVRKAYDAMTGAAGLSAIDPVQAVKDAYSRGETDEFVMPTVLQDSGTPSGAISDGDGILFFNFRADRAREITRAFVLDGFDGFERQRRPALSRFVCMTEYESRLKLPVLFKPQGLENIFAEVLSRNGLRQFRTSETEKYAHVTFFFNAGREEPFTGEDRLLIPSVKDVPTYDLKPEMRAVEIAEAAVEKIGRGGYSFMLMNFANGDMVGHTGVLEAAVKGCEAVDKAIGMVTEAALAGGWAVIITADHGNAEQMIDPASREPQTAHTTNLVPFILIDDSMKGVKLNGGGLQDVAPTVLKLMGLTQPAEMTGKPLL; encoded by the coding sequence GTGAAGAAGGTCTGCCTTATAGTGCTCGATGGGTGGGGCATAAACCCTGACAAGGACGGGAACGCCACCCTTATCGCCTCAACCCCCAACTATAACCGTCTATCGAAAGAGTATCCCGCTGCCGCCATCGACACCTCTGGCCTCTCTGTGGGGCTGCCTGAAGGGCAGATGGGGAACTCCGAGGTCGGCCACCTTACCATGGGCGCCGGAAGGATCGTCTACCAGGAGCTTGTCAGGATAACGAAGTCGATAAAGGACGGCGAGCTTGAAAGGCATCCGCTTATAGGCGAATTGGCAAGAACGCTTAAGGAACGGGGCGCGGCCCTGCACCTGCCCGGCCTTGTCTCCGACGGCGGGGTCCATAGCCACATCGAACACCTCTTCGGCCTCCTCGATATATTCAAAAGAACGGGGCTTGAGAGGATATTCATCCACGCCTTCCTCGACGGCAGGGACACGCCGCCGTCGAGCGGGGCGGGGTATATGGAAAAGCTGGTAAAGTATCTGAAGGATACCGGCTCGCCTGCGAGGGTAGCGACTGTTTCAGGCAGGTACTATGCCATGGACCGGGACAACAGGTGGGAGCGGGTCAGGAAGGCCTACGACGCTATGACCGGCGCGGCGGGCTTATCTGCCATAGACCCTGTGCAGGCGGTAAAGGACGCCTACTCAAGGGGCGAGACGGACGAGTTTGTAATGCCGACGGTCTTGCAAGACAGCGGGACGCCTTCAGGCGCGATATCGGACGGGGACGGGATCCTCTTTTTCAACTTCAGGGCCGACAGGGCGCGTGAGATAACAAGGGCCTTTGTCCTTGACGGGTTTGACGGCTTTGAAAGGCAGAGGAGGCCGGCCCTCTCAAGGTTCGTCTGCATGACGGAGTACGAATCCAGGCTCAAATTGCCTGTGCTGTTCAAGCCGCAGGGGCTTGAGAATATATTCGCAGAGGTCTTGAGCAGGAACGGCTTGAGGCAGTTCAGGACATCAGAGACCGAGAAGTACGCCCACGTAACCTTCTTTTTCAACGCGGGCAGGGAAGAGCCCTTTACGGGAGAGGACAGGCTCCTGATACCCTCCGTAAAGGACGTGCCCACCTATGACTTGAAGCCTGAGATGAGGGCCGTAGAGATAGCCGAGGCAGCCGTTGAGAAGATAGGGCGGGGGGGCTATTCCTTCATGCTCATGAACTTCGCGAATGGGGACATGGTAGGCCACACCGGCGTGCTCGAGGCCGCCGTAAAGGGTTGCGAGGCGGTCGATAAGGCCATAGGCATGGTAACGGAGGCAGCCCTTGCCGGTGGATGGGCCGTTATCATCACCGCTGACCACGGCAATGCCGAGCAGATGATAGACCCGGCTTCGCGCGAGCCGCAGACAGCCCATACCACGAACCTGGTCCCGTTCATCCTGATAGACGACTCCATGAAAGGCGTGAAACTCAATGGCGGCGGGCTTCAGGACGTGGCGCCGACGGTATTGAAGTTGATGGGACTGACTCAGCCTGCGGAGATGACCGGGAAGCCGCTCCTCTGA
- a CDS encoding ribosome silencing factor produces MAKYALDKKAEKIVILNIKKLSSVSDYLVVCSAESERQVQAIASSIEDGLKKQGERPIGTEGVTGGKWALIDYIDVVVHIFLEHARTFYDLEGLWAEAPATEVADKPKKAAAAKPAKAAKPAKPAPKKKGS; encoded by the coding sequence ATAGCGAAGTACGCGCTCGACAAAAAGGCCGAGAAGATCGTAATACTGAATATAAAGAAGCTCTCCAGCGTCTCCGACTACCTCGTCGTATGCAGCGCCGAGTCTGAAAGACAGGTGCAGGCGATAGCCTCTTCGATAGAGGATGGGCTTAAAAAGCAGGGCGAGAGGCCCATCGGGACGGAAGGCGTCACAGGCGGCAAGTGGGCGCTCATCGATTATATCGACGTAGTCGTCCATATCTTCCTTGAGCACGCCAGGACGTTCTACGACCTTGAGGGGTTGTGGGCGGAGGCCCCGGCAACAGAGGTCGCCGATAAGCCGAAGAAGGCTGCTGCCGCAAAACCCGCAAAGGCGGCCAAGCCGGCCAAGCCGGCCCCGAAGAAAAAGGGCTCATAG
- a CDS encoding nicotinate (nicotinamide) nucleotide adenylyltransferase encodes MRIAVLGGTFNPIHFGHLRIAEEAREACLFDKVVFIPACVTPHKPEEALTPPELRFEMVKAAIEGNPAFELSDIEIRRGGRSFTIDTVRELTRQRPSAKVSLIIGNDSFNEITTWCEYEELLKLASFVVVQRPHYPAKKPGEALPVEVARKFWYDSQTGSYVNSDGNSITYLNTTMLDISSSDIRCKVQKGLSIRYLLPDVAARLIESHGLYK; translated from the coding sequence ATGCGCATAGCCGTCCTTGGAGGCACCTTCAACCCCATACACTTCGGCCACCTGAGGATAGCGGAGGAGGCCAGGGAGGCTTGTCTTTTCGACAAGGTCGTCTTTATCCCGGCCTGCGTAACCCCTCATAAGCCCGAAGAGGCCCTCACGCCGCCGGAGCTGCGTTTCGAGATGGTCAAGGCCGCAATCGAAGGCAACCCCGCCTTCGAGCTGTCGGATATCGAGATCAGGCGGGGTGGAAGGTCGTTTACCATCGATACCGTCAGGGAGCTTACGAGACAAAGGCCTTCCGCAAAGGTTAGCCTCATAATCGGCAACGATTCGTTTAACGAGATAACTACCTGGTGCGAATACGAGGAGCTGCTTAAACTTGCGAGTTTCGTCGTGGTACAGAGGCCGCACTACCCGGCCAAAAAACCGGGAGAGGCCCTGCCGGTTGAAGTGGCCCGCAAGTTCTGGTATGATTCTCAAACCGGCTCTTACGTCAATTCCGACGGGAATTCTATCACTTATCTGAATACGACCATGCTGGACATCTCTTCGTCGGATATAAGGTGCAAGGTGCAAAAGGGGCTTTCGATAAGGTATCTGCTGCCGGATGTTGCGGCTCGGCTCATAGAGTCTCACGGGCTTTATAAATAA
- a CDS encoding AAA family ATPase codes for MELFSSPEKGGLDPSPLADRMRPANLEGFVGQEHLLGEGKLLDRVIKKGDHPSLILWGPPGTGKTTLARIVAEASKAEFVEFSAVLSGVKEIREVIKIAKDNLMRGRKTVLFVDEIHRFNKAQQDAFLHSVEDGTITLIGATTENPSFEVNAPLLSRCKVLVLESLSPDGLKKIMARAMEDKERGLGSLEARLDDGVLDFISDASAGDARTVLNALEASYMLTEPDKDGVRHVTLEAATEAMQTKALFYDKSGEEHYNVISAFIKSMRGSDPQAALYWLARMVEAGEEPLFIARRMVIFASEDVGNADPNALRVAINVKDAVDFIGMPEGWIPLAQGVTYLATAPKSNASYMAYIEAADDVKKHGALSVPLHIRNAPAKLMKGLGYGKGYRYPHSYKDAEVEQDYLPDSLKGREYYKPNERGYEKEIAERMKQWELKKRRK; via the coding sequence ATGGAGCTTTTCAGCAGCCCTGAAAAGGGAGGATTGGACCCCTCGCCGCTTGCGGACAGGATGAGGCCCGCCAACCTTGAAGGGTTCGTCGGCCAGGAGCACCTTCTTGGAGAGGGAAAGCTCCTGGACAGGGTCATAAAGAAAGGGGACCACCCTTCCCTTATACTCTGGGGGCCGCCGGGCACGGGAAAGACCACGCTCGCCAGGATCGTCGCCGAGGCGTCGAAGGCCGAGTTCGTCGAGTTCTCCGCGGTACTCTCCGGGGTAAAGGAGATAAGGGAGGTCATAAAGATAGCGAAGGACAACCTCATGCGCGGCAGGAAGACGGTCCTGTTCGTAGACGAGATACACAGGTTCAACAAGGCACAGCAGGACGCCTTCCTCCATAGCGTTGAGGACGGCACCATAACGCTCATCGGCGCAACGACCGAGAACCCCTCCTTCGAGGTGAACGCGCCGCTCCTTTCCCGGTGCAAGGTGCTGGTGCTCGAATCTCTATCCCCTGACGGGCTTAAAAAGATAATGGCGCGCGCCATGGAAGATAAGGAACGGGGCCTTGGCTCATTGGAGGCCAGGCTCGACGATGGCGTGCTCGATTTCATCTCCGATGCTTCGGCAGGGGACGCGAGGACCGTTTTGAACGCCCTTGAGGCTTCTTACATGCTGACAGAGCCTGATAAAGATGGCGTAAGGCATGTGACCCTTGAGGCCGCGACAGAGGCGATGCAGACAAAGGCCCTCTTCTATGACAAATCAGGCGAGGAGCACTACAATGTCATCTCTGCCTTCATAAAATCGATGCGCGGGAGCGACCCTCAAGCAGCCCTTTACTGGCTCGCCAGGATGGTGGAGGCGGGGGAGGAGCCTCTCTTCATAGCCCGGCGAATGGTGATCTTCGCCTCCGAGGACGTCGGCAACGCCGACCCCAACGCGCTCCGCGTGGCCATAAACGTTAAAGATGCCGTCGATTTCATCGGCATGCCGGAGGGTTGGATCCCTCTTGCGCAAGGGGTCACGTATCTCGCGACCGCGCCAAAGTCGAACGCCTCGTATATGGCCTACATTGAGGCGGCGGACGACGTAAAAAAGCACGGCGCGCTAAGCGTCCCCCTTCATATAAGGAACGCTCCTGCGAAGCTCATGAAAGGCCTCGGCTACGGAAAGGGCTACAGGTACCCGCACAGCTACAAGGACGCGGAGGTGGAGCAGGACTACCTGCCCGATAGCCTCAAGGGACGGGAGTACTACAAGCCCAATGAACGGGGCTATGAAAAGGAAATAGCGGAGAGGATGAAACAATGGGAGTTAAAAAAGAGAAGGAAATGA
- a CDS encoding peptide deformylase, which translates to MGPFEIRIYPDPVLKELSSEVREIDAGISSFIDRLVATLRSTPGVGLAAPQVGELLRIIAIDVTPKNPGHGLIVLINPVITSSTGIEKVREGCLSVPDYTANIQRAKEVEVKGLDRDGKEVAYSSSGLEAIAFQHEIDHLDGILFLDRIANMKRDLFRRKIKGTVS; encoded by the coding sequence ATGGGACCTTTTGAAATAAGGATATACCCTGACCCGGTGCTAAAAGAGCTCTCAAGCGAGGTCCGGGAAATAGACGCGGGGATATCGTCCTTCATCGACCGACTCGTCGCCACCTTGAGGTCGACCCCGGGAGTTGGGCTTGCCGCCCCGCAGGTCGGAGAGCTCCTCAGGATAATCGCCATCGACGTCACCCCGAAAAACCCCGGGCACGGACTCATCGTCCTCATCAATCCGGTAATAACCTCCTCTACCGGCATTGAAAAGGTCCGCGAAGGCTGCCTTTCAGTCCCCGACTACACGGCCAATATCCAGCGGGCCAAAGAGGTCGAGGTCAAGGGGCTTGATAGAGATGGAAAGGAGGTCGCGTACAGCTCAAGCGGTCTTGAGGCCATAGCCTTCCAGCACGAGATAGACCACCTCGACGGGATCCTCTTCCTGGACAGGATAGCGAACATGAAAAGGGACCTTTTCAGGCGTAAGATAAAAGGCACTGTGAGCTAA
- a CDS encoding biotin synthase BioB yields MKKILDIALEKGLGKTGLSTDEALEFTKLPASSIYGILAVTEKVRTSHKGVEVSLCSIVNAKSGLCKEDCSFCAQSVKYSTGSPEYPMAEASRLVSAAREAASNGAREFSIVASGTRIEKDRDISILTDAIREMRHELPLESCASLGILTKETLKKLKESGLESYHHNLETGRSFFPNVCTTHDYEDDVEVVRTAKELGFHVCSGGIFGLGEGWEVRVELLSTLRELEVDSIPINFLNPRPGTPLEGAGFLTPVECLRIIALARLMLPERDLIVCGGRQVNLRDLQPLIFAAGANGMLIGNYLTTPGRAPEDDLRMLADLGLKPKGHH; encoded by the coding sequence ATGAAAAAAATACTGGATATCGCGCTTGAGAAAGGGCTCGGGAAAACAGGCCTTTCAACAGACGAGGCCCTTGAGTTTACGAAACTGCCGGCATCGTCAATATACGGGATATTAGCGGTCACTGAAAAGGTACGCACAAGCCATAAAGGGGTCGAGGTCAGCCTCTGCTCCATCGTGAACGCCAAGAGCGGGCTCTGCAAGGAGGACTGCTCCTTTTGCGCCCAGTCTGTGAAGTACTCGACAGGCTCGCCCGAGTACCCAATGGCAGAGGCCTCAAGGCTTGTTAGCGCGGCCAGGGAGGCCGCATCAAACGGGGCGCGCGAGTTCTCGATAGTAGCGAGCGGTACAAGGATTGAAAAAGACAGGGATATATCCATACTCACCGATGCGATAAGGGAGATGCGCCACGAGCTTCCTCTTGAAAGCTGCGCCTCATTGGGGATACTGACTAAAGAGACGCTAAAAAAACTCAAGGAGAGCGGCCTTGAGAGCTATCACCACAACCTTGAGACCGGCAGGAGCTTCTTCCCCAACGTATGCACGACCCACGATTACGAAGATGATGTGGAGGTGGTGAGGACGGCCAAGGAGCTTGGGTTCCATGTCTGCTCAGGCGGCATATTCGGCCTCGGCGAGGGCTGGGAGGTACGCGTAGAGCTCCTTTCCACCCTGAGGGAGCTTGAGGTCGATTCCATCCCGATAAACTTCTTGAACCCCAGGCCCGGCACCCCTCTTGAGGGCGCGGGTTTTCTCACGCCCGTAGAATGCCTCAGGATAATAGCCCTGGCCCGGCTCATGCTCCCTGAAAGGGACTTGATCGTCTGCGGTGGCAGGCAGGTGAACCTGCGCGACCTTCAGCCGCTCATATTCGCGGCAGGCGCTAACGGCATGCTGATAGGCAACTACCTTACCACGCCTGGAAGGGCCCCTGAAGACGACCTCAGGATGCTGGCCGACCTCGGCCTCAAGCCCAAGGGCCATCACTAA
- a CDS encoding 8-amino-7-oxononanoate synthase — MKNGILEELDRLSALGLKRALTKVEGPQGPRVRVDGREVLLMCSNDYLGLADHPLVKEAAIKATERWGAGAGASRLVSGSMEPHMMLEERIRRFKGAQAALLFNSGYSANLGAISALADRTTEIFSDRLNHASIVDACVLSRARVRRYPNRDVDSLDRLLKASRAKKKLIVTDSVFSMDGTIAPLKEIISLLDKYNAMLLVDDAHATGVLGSNGRGSLEDLQSSNQSIIQMGTLGKALGSFGAFIAGSKDIIEFLITKSRPFIYTTALPPSVCAAAAKAIDIIEEGPEIIERLWRNTRRLKKGLNDAGLDTMGSATPIIPVKVGDAKKTMEASGRLLEKGVFIQGIRPPTVPEGASRLRATVSAAHTDRDIDLAVSAITEAFDEC, encoded by the coding sequence ATGAAAAACGGAATACTCGAAGAGCTCGATAGGCTTTCGGCGCTGGGGCTCAAACGCGCCCTAACCAAGGTCGAAGGCCCCCAGGGACCCAGGGTAAGGGTAGATGGCCGCGAGGTCCTGCTCATGTGCTCAAACGACTATCTCGGGCTCGCAGATCACCCGCTCGTAAAAGAAGCCGCGATAAAGGCGACCGAAAGGTGGGGCGCTGGCGCGGGTGCCTCACGCCTGGTCTCAGGCTCGATGGAGCCGCATATGATGCTCGAAGAGAGGATACGGCGGTTCAAGGGGGCTCAGGCCGCGCTCCTTTTTAACTCCGGCTATAGCGCCAACCTCGGCGCCATCAGCGCCCTTGCGGACAGGACTACCGAGATCTTCTCTGACAGGCTCAACCACGCCTCTATCGTAGACGCCTGCGTATTGAGCAGGGCCAGGGTAAGAAGGTACCCCAACAGGGACGTCGATTCGCTCGACAGGCTCCTCAAAGCTTCCAGGGCCAAAAAAAAGCTCATAGTGACCGACAGCGTCTTCAGCATGGACGGCACTATCGCTCCTTTAAAAGAGATAATATCCCTCCTTGATAAATATAACGCCATGCTGCTTGTGGACGACGCCCACGCCACGGGCGTACTGGGAAGCAATGGCAGGGGCAGCCTCGAAGACCTGCAATCAAGCAACCAGTCGATAATACAGATGGGCACGCTGGGAAAGGCCCTGGGCTCTTTCGGGGCCTTCATAGCGGGGAGCAAGGATATAATAGAGTTCCTGATAACGAAATCGCGCCCCTTCATATACACCACGGCGTTGCCGCCTTCGGTATGCGCGGCGGCGGCAAAGGCGATCGATATAATAGAAGAGGGACCTGAGATAATAGAGCGGCTCTGGAGGAATACCCGCAGGCTTAAAAAGGGGCTTAATGACGCTGGCCTTGACACGATGGGGAGCGCTACACCCATAATACCCGTCAAGGTCGGCGACGCCAAAAAGACGATGGAGGCCTCAGGGAGGCTCCTTGAAAAGGGCGTATTCATACAGGGGATAAGGCCGCCAACAGTGCCAGAGGGCGCTTCACGCCTGAGGGCGACCGTCTCGGCGGCACATACCGATAGAGATATCGACCTGGCAGTCTCGGCTATCACAGAGGCCTTCGATGAGTGCTGA